In Dermacentor albipictus isolate Rhodes 1998 colony chromosome 6, USDA_Dalb.pri_finalv2, whole genome shotgun sequence, the following proteins share a genomic window:
- the Elp3 gene encoding elongator complex protein 3 isoform X1: MIAFRTPGVSQETLKVKVISEIIKELLAAQKERKDVNLNSVKCQISSKYGLSSQPKIVDIIAAMPPEYKKVLLPKLKAKPVRTASGIAVVAVMCKPHRCPHINMTGNICVYCPGGPDSDFEYSTQSYTGYEPTSMRAIRARYDPFLQTRHRVEQLQQLGHSVDKVEFIVMGGTFMCLPEDYRDRFIRSLHDALSGHNSNSVAEAVRYSERARTKCIGITIETRPDYCLKRHLGDMLQYGCTRLEIGVQSVHEDVARDTNRGHTVRAVCESFQLAKDAGFKVVAHMMPNLPNVDWERDLDQFVEIFENPAFRMDGLKIYPTLVIRGTGLYELWKTGRYRSYPPGFLVDLIARILALVPPWTRIYRVQRDIPMPLVTSGVEHGNLRELALARMKDFGTRCRDVRTREVGIQEIHHRVQPDQVELVRRDYVANGGWETFLSYEDPRQDILVGLLRLRKCSSDTFRPELLDGCSIVRELHVYGSVVPVSTRDPTKFQHQGFGTLLMDEAERIARHEHGSHKLAVISGVGTRNYYRKLGYELDGPYMSKLLIADPT; this comes from the exons ATGATTGCTTTCCGCACACCAGGCGTTTCTCAGGAAACCCTCAAAGTCAAGGTAATCTCGGAGATCATCAAGGAGCTTCTCGCAGCGCAGAAGGAACGCAAGGATGTCAATCTCAACAG CGTCAAGTGCCAGATATCTTCGAAGTACGGGCTGAGTTCCCAACCGAAGATAGTCGATATCATCGCTGCCATGCCTCCGGAATATAAAAAG GTGCTTCTACCCAAGCTCAAAGCGAAGCCAGTGCGGACTGCCAGTGGA ATCGCAGTTGTGGCAGTCATGTGCAAGCCTCATCGATGCCCTCATATCAACATGACTGGAAACATATGCGT ATACTGCCCTGGTGGTCCAGACTCGGATTTCGAGTATTCTACACAGTCTTACACAGGTTACGAg CCAACATCTATGCGTGCAATCAGGGCCCGATATGATCCTTTTCTTCAGACAAGGCATCGTGTTGAACAG CTTCAGCAACTGGGCCATTCTGTGGACAAAGTGGAGTTCATCGTGATGGGGGGCACCTTCATGTGCCTGCCCGAAGATTACCGTGATCGGTTCATTCGCAGTCTGCATGATGCCTTGTCAGGGCACAACAGCAACTCAGTGGCCGAGGCCGTCAGATATAGTGAACGGGCTCGCACCAAGTGCATTGGTATCACTATTGAGACACGTCCAGACTACTGCCTCAAGAGACACCTTGG AGACATGCTCCAATACGGCTGCACACGGTTGGAAATTGGCGTGCAGAGCGTTCATGAAGACGTTGCCAGGGACACTAACCG GGGTCACACAGTCCGAGCTGTATGTGAATCGTTCCAACTGGCAAAGGACGCGGGCTTCAAGGTTGTAGCCCACATGATGCCGAACCTACCAAATGTTGACTGGGAGCGTGACCTCGACCAGTTCGTG GAGATATTTGAGAACCCAGCATTTCGCATGGACGGCCTCAAGATCTATCCTACATTGGTGATTCGAGGCACAGGCCTGTACGAACTATGGAAGACAGGTCGATACCGCAGCTACCCGCCAGGCTTTTTGGTGGACCTTATCGCACGCATCCTTGCACTGGTTCCCCCGTGGACCCGTATCTATCGTGTCCAGAG GGACATTCCGATGCCACTGGTAACCTCTGGTGTTGAGCATGGAAACTTGAGGGAACTTGCTCTGGCCCGGATGAAGGACTTTGGCACGAGGTGCCGAGATGTGCGCACGCGGGAAGTGGGCATTCAGGAGATCCACCACAGAGTGCAGCCGGACCAG GTGGAGTTAGTGCGTCGGGATTATGTTGCCAATGGTGGCTGGGAGACGTTCCTCTCGTACGAAGACCCTCGCCAGGACATATTAGTTGGGCTGCTGCGTCTGCGCAAGTGCTCCTCCGACACCTTCCGCCCTGAGCTGCTTGATGGATGCTCCATTGTGCGCGAGCTGCATGT ATATGGGAGTGTTGTACCAGTGAGCACGCGTGACCCTACGAAGTTTCAGCACCAG GGCTTTGGAACACTGCTTATGGACGAAGCGGAGCGCATTGCTCGTCATGAGCATGGTTCACACAAGCTGGCAGTGATTTCCG GTGTGGGCACACGGAATTACTATCGCAAACTTGGATATGAGTTGGACGGCCCCTACATGTCTAAGCTGCTCATAGCTGACCCTACTTGA
- the Elp3 gene encoding elongator complex protein 3 isoform X2, with protein MTVKQKGVSQETLKVKVISEIIKELLAAQKERKDVNLNSVKCQISSKYGLSSQPKIVDIIAAMPPEYKKVLLPKLKAKPVRTASGIAVVAVMCKPHRCPHINMTGNICVYCPGGPDSDFEYSTQSYTGYEPTSMRAIRARYDPFLQTRHRVEQLQQLGHSVDKVEFIVMGGTFMCLPEDYRDRFIRSLHDALSGHNSNSVAEAVRYSERARTKCIGITIETRPDYCLKRHLGDMLQYGCTRLEIGVQSVHEDVARDTNRGHTVRAVCESFQLAKDAGFKVVAHMMPNLPNVDWERDLDQFVEIFENPAFRMDGLKIYPTLVIRGTGLYELWKTGRYRSYPPGFLVDLIARILALVPPWTRIYRVQRDIPMPLVTSGVEHGNLRELALARMKDFGTRCRDVRTREVGIQEIHHRVQPDQVELVRRDYVANGGWETFLSYEDPRQDILVGLLRLRKCSSDTFRPELLDGCSIVRELHVYGSVVPVSTRDPTKFQHQGFGTLLMDEAERIARHEHGSHKLAVISGVGTRNYYRKLGYELDGPYMSKLLIADPT; from the exons ATGACTGTCAAGCAGAAAG GCGTTTCTCAGGAAACCCTCAAAGTCAAGGTAATCTCGGAGATCATCAAGGAGCTTCTCGCAGCGCAGAAGGAACGCAAGGATGTCAATCTCAACAG CGTCAAGTGCCAGATATCTTCGAAGTACGGGCTGAGTTCCCAACCGAAGATAGTCGATATCATCGCTGCCATGCCTCCGGAATATAAAAAG GTGCTTCTACCCAAGCTCAAAGCGAAGCCAGTGCGGACTGCCAGTGGA ATCGCAGTTGTGGCAGTCATGTGCAAGCCTCATCGATGCCCTCATATCAACATGACTGGAAACATATGCGT ATACTGCCCTGGTGGTCCAGACTCGGATTTCGAGTATTCTACACAGTCTTACACAGGTTACGAg CCAACATCTATGCGTGCAATCAGGGCCCGATATGATCCTTTTCTTCAGACAAGGCATCGTGTTGAACAG CTTCAGCAACTGGGCCATTCTGTGGACAAAGTGGAGTTCATCGTGATGGGGGGCACCTTCATGTGCCTGCCCGAAGATTACCGTGATCGGTTCATTCGCAGTCTGCATGATGCCTTGTCAGGGCACAACAGCAACTCAGTGGCCGAGGCCGTCAGATATAGTGAACGGGCTCGCACCAAGTGCATTGGTATCACTATTGAGACACGTCCAGACTACTGCCTCAAGAGACACCTTGG AGACATGCTCCAATACGGCTGCACACGGTTGGAAATTGGCGTGCAGAGCGTTCATGAAGACGTTGCCAGGGACACTAACCG GGGTCACACAGTCCGAGCTGTATGTGAATCGTTCCAACTGGCAAAGGACGCGGGCTTCAAGGTTGTAGCCCACATGATGCCGAACCTACCAAATGTTGACTGGGAGCGTGACCTCGACCAGTTCGTG GAGATATTTGAGAACCCAGCATTTCGCATGGACGGCCTCAAGATCTATCCTACATTGGTGATTCGAGGCACAGGCCTGTACGAACTATGGAAGACAGGTCGATACCGCAGCTACCCGCCAGGCTTTTTGGTGGACCTTATCGCACGCATCCTTGCACTGGTTCCCCCGTGGACCCGTATCTATCGTGTCCAGAG GGACATTCCGATGCCACTGGTAACCTCTGGTGTTGAGCATGGAAACTTGAGGGAACTTGCTCTGGCCCGGATGAAGGACTTTGGCACGAGGTGCCGAGATGTGCGCACGCGGGAAGTGGGCATTCAGGAGATCCACCACAGAGTGCAGCCGGACCAG GTGGAGTTAGTGCGTCGGGATTATGTTGCCAATGGTGGCTGGGAGACGTTCCTCTCGTACGAAGACCCTCGCCAGGACATATTAGTTGGGCTGCTGCGTCTGCGCAAGTGCTCCTCCGACACCTTCCGCCCTGAGCTGCTTGATGGATGCTCCATTGTGCGCGAGCTGCATGT ATATGGGAGTGTTGTACCAGTGAGCACGCGTGACCCTACGAAGTTTCAGCACCAG GGCTTTGGAACACTGCTTATGGACGAAGCGGAGCGCATTGCTCGTCATGAGCATGGTTCACACAAGCTGGCAGTGATTTCCG GTGTGGGCACACGGAATTACTATCGCAAACTTGGATATGAGTTGGACGGCCCCTACATGTCTAAGCTGCTCATAGCTGACCCTACTTGA